The Nocardia sp. BMG51109 nucleotide sequence GCGCGCCAACTGCGCACCACGCTGGTGACCGCCCAGGCGCAGAACTACGCCATCGGCGCCCGCATGCGCGGATACAGCCGGGGCCGGGTGCTTTTCGGCCACGTGCTGCGCAACGCGGTCGCGCCGACACTCGCCGTCGTGACCAACGCGCTCCCGCTGATCATCGGTGGCGCCGTGATGACCGAGAAGCTGTTCAACCTGCCCGGGGTCGCCCAGTTGGCGTTGCAATCCGCCCAGCGCGGCGACGTGCCCGTCGTCCTCGGCACGCTGCTGGTCACCTCCGGCGTCGTGCTGCTCGGCACGCTGGCGCTCGGCGCGCTGCAGATCCTGCTCGACCCGGCCACACGCCGCGGCACCGCCTTACGGAGCACCGATAACCGGCGATCGCGCAGCCGGTCATCGGTGCGACCGGGTGCGGATGTCCCGCAGAACACAGGAGGCCGACGATGACGACGCTGCGCAGACTCCTCTCGATCCCCAGCGCCCGGGTCTGCCTGGTGATCCTCGCCGTGGTGGTTTTCCTCGTCGTCTTCGGGGGCGCGCTGGCGCCCTACGACGCGCTGCGCCAATCCCCGGAGATCCTGCAGGGGCCCAGCGCCGGCCATCTACTGGGCACCGACTACGTCGGCCGTGACGTACTCAGTCGCCTGATGGCGGGGACTCGGCTGTCCGTCCTCGGCGCGGTGGAGGTGGTCCTCGTCGGGATGTGCCTGGGCGTGCCCACCGGCCTCGCGTCCGTGTGGGCGGGGCGGGCCGGCGAGTGGTTCGCGCTGCGCATGTCCGAGACGCTGACCGTGCTCCCCTTCACCATTTTCACGATCGCGGTGGCCGCGACTCTCGGAAACGGCATGAACCAGGCCATGATCGCGGTCGGAATCCTCTCCGCCCCAACCTTTTTCCGCATCAGCCGCGCCGTCGCCCTCGGCCTGCGCACCACCCAGTACGTCGAGTCCGCCGAGCTGATGGGCGCGTCCACCTGGTGGATCCTGCGCACGCACATGTGGAGCAAGGTGCTGCCGAACGTCGCCGTGGCGGCGGCACAGGCCACCGGAGCCGCGCTGCTGGTCATCGCCTCGCTCACCTTTCTCGGCGTCGGTGTCACGCCGCCGGCCCCGACCTGGGGCGGCATGCTGGCGTCGGACCTCGGATACCTGGAGCTGCAACCGTGGGCGCCGCTGCTGCCCGGCATACCGATGATGCTCACCGTCGGTGCCCTCAACATCCTGGCCGACTGCCTCCGCGAGGCGGGCTCCGATGCGCCCCGCGCGCGGCGCCGACTGTTCGCGCGGCTGCTCGGCCGCGGCCCGTCGCTCCCGGCCGCCGAGCCGAAATCCGCATACCCCACCGAGGAGCTCGACCGTGTCACTGCCCGATGATCCGACCGGCACCGACCAGCCGGTGCTCCGCGTCGACGGCCTGAACGTCGACGTCGCCGACGGCCGACGGGCCCTGCGGGAGGTCTCCTTCGAGATTCCGCGGGGTGAGACCGTCGCCCTGGTCGGGGAGTCGGGGTGCGGCAAGACACTGACCTGCCGCGCCGTCCTCGGGTTGCTTCCGCCCGGCGCGGGGATCGCGAGTGGCACAGTCACTTTGGGCTCGGGCGGGGCCGCGGTCGATCTCACCAGCGCCCGGCCTGCCACCTGGCGGCGGCTGCGCGGCGCCCGGCTGGCTGCCGTCTTCCAGGACCCCGGCTCGTACCTCAACCCATCGCTCACTATCGGCTACCAGGTCGCGGAGCAATTGCGTGTGCGTGGGGGCCTTGCTCGTCGTGCCGCGCGGGGCCGCAGCCTCGAGCTTCTGCGTGAGGTGGGGATCCACGATGCGGAGCGGGTCTCTCGGCTGTATCCGTTCCAACTCTCGGGCGGCATGCTGCAGCGAGTTCTCATCGCCGTCGCGATCTCCCTCGCCCCCGAATTACTGATCGCCGATGAAGTCACGACCGCGCTCGACACCGTGGTCCAAGCCGAGATCTTGGATCTGCTCGAGCGACTGCAGCGCAGCCATCGGCTCAGTCTGCTGCTGGTGACGCACGACCTGGCCGTGGTCGCCCGGACGAGTCACCGCGTCATGGTGATGTACGCGGGTGAACTCGTCGAGAGCGGGCCGACCGAGGAGGTACTGCGCAATTCGCGTCACCCGTACACGCAGGCTCTGCTGCGCGTCGCTTCGCTGGGCGACTGGTCGCGACGCACTCTGGAGACGATC carries:
- a CDS encoding ABC transporter permease is translated as MTTLRRLLSIPSARVCLVILAVVVFLVVFGGALAPYDALRQSPEILQGPSAGHLLGTDYVGRDVLSRLMAGTRLSVLGAVEVVLVGMCLGVPTGLASVWAGRAGEWFALRMSETLTVLPFTIFTIAVAATLGNGMNQAMIAVGILSAPTFFRISRAVALGLRTTQYVESAELMGASTWWILRTHMWSKVLPNVAVAAAQATGAALLVIASLTFLGVGVTPPAPTWGGMLASDLGYLELQPWAPLLPGIPMMLTVGALNILADCLREAGSDAPRARRRLFARLLGRGPSLPAAEPKSAYPTEELDRVTAR
- a CDS encoding ABC transporter ATP-binding protein; this translates as MSLPDDPTGTDQPVLRVDGLNVDVADGRRALREVSFEIPRGETVALVGESGCGKTLTCRAVLGLLPPGAGIASGTVTLGSGGAAVDLTSARPATWRRLRGARLAAVFQDPGSYLNPSLTIGYQVAEQLRVRGGLARRAARGRSLELLREVGIHDAERVSRLYPFQLSGGMLQRVLIAVAISLAPELLIADEVTTALDTVVQAEILDLLERLQRSHRLSLLLVTHDLAVVARTSHRVMVMYAGELVESGPTEEVLRNSRHPYTQALLRVASLGDWSRRTLETIDGQPPAAGEEITGCRFAARCAHSEPGCADGVIPFREVGPGHLARCIREGAAA